In Taeniopygia guttata chromosome 23, bTaeGut7.mat, whole genome shotgun sequence, the following are encoded in one genomic region:
- the EYA3 gene encoding protein phosphatase EYA3 isoform X4, producing MSPYPAQPQYQALQQSQPYTIYPQTTQTYGLPPFGALWPGMKPESGLIQTPSTSQHSVLTCTTGLTTSQPSPAHYSYSIEGVFWIHSSFQEAQASTTNASPVSTSSTVVNISTSAVASISQEYPTYTILGQSQYQSCYPSSGFGVVPPADSSTESLALATSTYPEEKPNTLVPARAVQRPSSGDASTSPLLPRATASKELDEQARKNIPGKNRGKRKADTSSSQDSELERVFLWDLDETIIIFHSLLTGSYAQKYGKDPTLVIGSGLSMEEMIFEVADTHLFFNDLEECDQVHIEDVASDDNGQDLSNYNFSTDGFSGSGSNANHSSSVGVQGVDWMRKLAFRYRRVREIYNKYKTNVGGLLSPQKREALQRLRTDIEVLTDSWLETALKSLLLIQSRKNCENILITTTQLMPALAKVLLYGLGEVFPIENIYSATKIGKESCFERIVSRFGKKVTYVVIGDGRDEEVAAKQHNMPFWRITNHADLVSLHQALELDFL from the exons GTGCACTGTGGCCAGGTATGAAACCTGAAAGTGGTTTAATTCAGACTCCATCTACAAGTCAGCACAGTGTTCTTACCTGCACTACAGGGTTAACCAcaagccagcccagcccagcacattATTCTTATTCCATTGAAG GCGTATTTTGGATCCATTCCTCTTTCCAGGAGGCACAAG CATCAACTACCAATGCCAGTCCAGTCTCTACATCCTCAACTGTTGTCAATATTTCCACATCAGCAGTAGCCAGCATCTCACAG GAGTATCCTACCTACACCATCCTTGGCCAGAGTCAGTACCAGAGCTGCTACCCGAGCTCAGGCTTTGGAGTGGTGCCACCAGCAGACAGCAGCACGGAGAGCTTGGCATTAGCCACGAGCACGTACCCAGAGGAGAAACCAAACACCCTGGTGCCAGCACGGGCGGTGCAGAGACCTTCCTCTG GAGATGCATCCACAAGTCCTTTGCTACCAAGAGCAACAGCAAGTAAAGAGTTAGATGagcaagcaagaaaaaacaTCCCTGGAAAGAacagagggaagaggaaagcaGATACCTCCTCCTCACAGGACAGTGAGCTGGAG CGGGTGTTTCTCTGGGACCTGGATGAGACCATCATCATCTTCCATTCTCTTCTCACAGGGTCATATGCTCAAAAATATGGCAAG gATCCAACTCTAGTGATTGGCTCAGGTCTGTCCATGGAGGAGATGATTTTTGAAGTTGCTGATACTCACTTGTTTTTCAATGACTTGGAG GAGTGTGACCAGGTACACATAGAAGATGTGGCATCTGATGACAATGGCCAGGATCTAAG CAACTACAACTTCTCCACGGATGGGTTCAGTGGCTCGGGCAGCAATGCAAACCACAGCTCCTCGGTGGGCGTGCAGGGAGTGGACTGGATGAGGAAATTGGCCTTCCGCTACCGCAGGGTACGCGAGATCTACAACAAGTACAAAACCAACGTTGGAG GCCTGCTTAGCCCACAGAAGAGAGAAGCTCTGCAGCGACTGAGGACTGACATAGAAGTGCTGACAGATTCCTGGCTGGAAACTGCATTAAAATCCCTGCTGCTCATCCAGTCCAG aaaaaacTGTGAGAACATCCTGATCACAACCACCCAGCTGATGCCAGCTCTTGCCAAAGTTCTTCTGTATGGATTGGGCGAGGTGTTTCccattgaaaatatttatagtgCTACAAAAATAG GTAAAGAGAGCTGCTTCGAGAGGATCGTGTCGCGGTTTGGGAAGAAGGTCACCTACGTGGTGATTGGAGATGGGCGTGACGAGGAGGTCGCAGCCAAGCAG CACAACATGCCATTCTGGAGGATCACAAATCACGCCGACCTCGTGTCCCTTCACCAAGCCCTTGAGCTGGACTTCCTGTAA
- the XKR8 gene encoding XK-related protein 8: MSPRSAPPRFGPLQLALAAAGTAAATLDLCMDGWVAAEYARRGHPGWAALSLSVLAAASAAAQACSWLWLRSDPPALRPAVPVLLLAALHLLQLGFFFRCLYALKVGWRVCWAKAEEEDEQRHMAFLSHDISMLRLFETFLENTPQLTLLLYIILRTNKAELSQGLGMGTAFLCVSWSLLDYHQCLRSFLQDKYELSQASSVVYFLWNLFLICPRILAVALFALLWPYGVAVHFILVWLAMFLWVSLQGTDLMESAGPEQLYRAMVAVILYFSWFNVAQGRTLYRSIIYHGFILVDSTLLALAWLWGRAPSEEHSYLLPVVSAALPCYLLGLGLRVTYYKWLHPNVQVQQEGRYDEVDANGGSDGVEFRSFLQPDLVNRRMQRLSQIHFSWSQLEQRHILNGAAAVESAV, translated from the exons ATGTCTCCGCGATCAGCCCCGCCGCGGTTCGGGCCGCTGCAGTTGGcgctggcggcggcggggacggCGGCGGCCACGCTGGACCTGTGCATGGACGGCTGGGTGGCGGCGGAGTACGCGCGGCGCGGCCACCCCGGCTGGGCCGCGCTGTCGCTGTCGGTGctcgccgccgcctccgccgccgcccAGGCCTGCAGCTGGCTGTGGCTGCGCTCCGACCCGCCCGCCCTGCGCCCCGCCGTGCCCGTGCTGCTGCTCGCCGCCCTCCACCTCCTACAGCTCGGCTTCTTCTTCAG GTGCCTCTATGCCCTGAAGGTGGGCTGGAGGGTGTGCTGGGCgaaggctgaggaggaggatgagcagAGACACATGGCCTTCCTCTCCCACGACATCAGCATGCTGCGTCTCTTCGAGACCTTCCTGGAGAACACCCCGCAGCTCACACTGCTCCTCTACATTATCCTGCGGACAAACAAGGCTGAGCTCTCCCAGG GCCTGGGGATGGGCACCGCATTCCTGTGCGTGTCCTGGTCTCTGTTGGACTACCACCAGTGCCTGCGCTCCTTCCTGCAGGACAAGTACGAGCTGAGCCAGGCCTCTTCCGTCGTCTACTTCCTCTGGAACCTCTTCCTCATCTGCCCCCGCATCCTGGCGGTCGCGCTCTTCGCCCTGCTCTGGCCCTACGGTGTGGCAGTCCACTTCATACTGGTGTGGCTGGCCATGTTCCTCTGGGTCAGCCTGCAGGGCACGGACTTGATGGAATCCGCTGGCCCCGAGCAGCTTTACCGGGCCATGGTGGCTGTGATCCTCTACTTCAGCTGGTTCAATGTGGCGCAGGGGAGGACGCTGTACCGCAGCATCATCTACCACGGCTTCATCCTGGTGGACAGCACGCTGCTGGCCCTCGCCTGGCTCTGGGGCCGGGCTCCCTCTGAGGAGCACTCCTACCTCCTCCCCGTggtctctgcagccctgccctgctacctgctggggctggggctgagggtcacCTACTACAAGTGGCTGCACCCCAATGTGCAGGTGCAGCAGGAGGGCAGATACGACGAGGTGGATGCCAATGGAGGGAGTGATGGGGTGGAGTTCCGCTCGTTTTTGCAACCAGACCTTGTCAACAGGCGGATGCAGCGGCTGTCCCAGATCCATTTCTCCTGGTCCCAGCTGGAACAGCGGCACATCCTGaatggggctgctgctgtggagtCTGCTGTCTGA
- the RPA2 gene encoding replication protein A 32 kDa subunit, which translates to MWSGHGNFDGGYGSMGGAGLPGGYTQSPGGFGSPAGGQAEKKQRSRSQNIVPCTVSQLLAAEQVDETFRICDVEISQVTVVGIVRHAEKAPTNILYKVDDMTAAPMDVRQWVDTDEAGGENVVVPPGTYVKVAGHLRSFQNKKSLVAFKIMPLENMNEFTTHILEIVNAHMILRKNLMSASRGPQSFSSTGISDMGGYGGGGSLPVNGLTAHQSQVLNLIKSCHVPEGMSLQDLKLQLHNMSMSTIKQAVEFLSSEGHIYSTVDDDHYKSTDAE; encoded by the exons ATGTGGAGCGGGCACG GGAACTTCGATGGCGGGTACGGCAGCATGGGCGGCGCGGGGCTCCCGGGCGGCTACACGCAGTCCCCGGGCGGGTTCGGCTCGCCCGCCGGAGGCCAGGCGGAGAAGAAGCAG CGGAGCCGCTCGCAGAACATCGTGCCCTGCACCGTGTCGCAGCTGCTGGCGGCCGAGCAGGTGGACGAGACCTTCCGGATCTGCGACGTGGAGATCTCGCAG GTCACCGTGGTGGGCATCGTCCGGCACGCCGAGAAGGCGCCCACCAACATCCTCTACAAAGTGGACGACATGACGGCAGCCCCGATGGACGTCCGGCAGTGGGTTGATACTGAT GAGGCAGGAGGTGAGAATGTTGTAGTACCTCCAGGAACTTATGTTAAAGTGGCTGGTCACCTTCGATCCTTCCAG aATAAGAAGAGCTTGGTAGCATTTAAGATCATGCCTCTGGAAAATATGAATGAGTTCACCACACACATACTGGAAATTGTCAATGCACATATGATCCTCAGAAAAAATCTTATG TCAGCATCAAGAGGGCCACAGTCATTTTCCTCCACTGGGATAAGTGACATGGGGGGCTACGGAGGAGGTGGCAGCCTGCCAGTGAACGGGCTCACAGCGCACCAGAGCCAG GTGCTGAACTTGATCAAGAGCTGCCATGTCCCAGAGGGGATGAGTCTACAGGACTTGAAGCTCCAGCTCCACAATATGAGTATGTCAACGATCAA GCAAGCTGTGGAATTCCTCAGCAGCGAGGGACACATCTACTCCACGGTGGATGATGATCACTATAAGTCGACAGATGCCGAGTAA